GTCCTCGACGTGGGGTCGCCGGATGCGCGGCTCCTGCGGGCCGTCGCGGCCGAGGCTACGGCCCTCGGGAAGCGGGTGGGGGGCCGGTACCTGGTTCCCTGGCCGTCGCCGCGCGCCCGGCGCGGCCGCGTCGCCTCGTCGCGTGTCGACGAGCTGGCCCTGAGGGACCAGATGTTCGACGTCGTCTGGGCGGGGGGGTGGCTGCACTGCGCGGCCGACCCGGTCCGGGCCGCCCGGGAGCTGGCCAGGGTGACCCTGCCGGGCGGGACGTTGTTCGCGGTCCTGCCCGGCCCGGGCTCGAGGTCCTGGCTCCAGCGGGCGGCGCGGGACCTGCGCGCTCCGGGGCCGCTGCGCGCCTACCTCGACGCGTCGCGGGGGTTCGACGCGAGCTCGTTCGTCCGGACCCTAGAGGACCAGGGCTGCACGGTCACCTGGGGGCCGAGGGTGGCTTCGCCGCTGGCTCCCCTGCTCGGCCGACTCGCCCCACGGGAGCCCGCCTGGCGCCTGGCGGTGGCGCGCCTCCCCGGCCCCCGGACCGGACGGATGCCCATCGAGGTCCACGACCTGCC
The sequence above is drawn from the Actinomycetota bacterium genome and encodes:
- a CDS encoding methyltransferase domain-containing protein, which encodes VLDVGSPDARLLRAVAAEATALGKRVGGRYLVPWPSPRARRGRVASSRVDELALRDQMFDVVWAGGWLHCAADPVRAARELARVTLPGGTLFAVLPGPGSRSWLQRAARDLRAPGPLRAYLDASRGFDASSFVRTLEDQGCTVTWGPRVASPLAPLLGRLAPREPAWRLAVARLPGPRTGRMPIEVHDLPGWTPRRVERLLAGLPVARGYRVVVKPLRYRTRPHVQAWCEFDERRITIQVPVPFRPFTERIPYRARRLPGKGLRFAWSVLRLRFDRPHELIRYLYLHEYYHWYLREVRGRPSAAETACDRFALQRM